In one window of Armatimonadota bacterium DNA:
- a CDS encoding carbohydrate ABC transporter permease codes for MDDRRTTGMRRRRRSGRSNALLKMLAYAALGAIGFVMAVPLAWMIVTSLKDPTQVVVSHDRWLPTRQVTNQYGPIYTAVINGREMRGAEVGRTPTAKRLRLVEPSDMVGQVVAVPSGAARPVERLHLEWRNYIGAWKAIRVESAFAGLLQNADGFLVFYINSIIVAVLVTLGQVTTSSLAAYAFARLRFPGRNGLFLGYLATLMVPGVITMIPVYILLSRLRLTDTYWALILPAMFSAYGTFMLRQFFLTIPSDLEDAARIDGASLLGIYWNVILPLSKPALAALTTFVFLHTWNDFMWPLIVIDSLSLKTLPIGLAHFQGPYLTEWHLLMAASVIVMVPVLIVFIVGQRYFVRGIILSGLKA; via the coding sequence ATGGACGATAGACGGACGACAGGCATGCGGCGGCGTCGGCGCAGCGGCCGCAGCAACGCGCTGTTGAAGATGCTGGCCTACGCGGCGCTCGGTGCCATCGGCTTCGTCATGGCGGTGCCGCTGGCGTGGATGATCGTCACCTCCCTTAAGGATCCGACGCAAGTCGTGGTCTCACATGACAGGTGGTTGCCGACGCGTCAAGTCACGAACCAGTACGGCCCGATCTACACCGCGGTCATCAACGGGCGCGAGATGCGCGGCGCTGAAGTCGGACGCACGCCTACGGCGAAGCGGCTCCGCTTAGTGGAGCCGTCCGACATGGTGGGCCAGGTCGTGGCCGTGCCGTCAGGGGCAGCGCGCCCCGTCGAGCGGCTCCACCTGGAGTGGCGCAACTACATTGGCGCATGGAAGGCCATCAGGGTGGAGTCGGCCTTTGCGGGGCTGCTGCAGAACGCCGACGGCTTCCTGGTGTTCTACATCAACAGCATCATCGTCGCGGTGTTGGTGACGCTCGGGCAGGTCACGACCAGTTCGCTGGCGGCATACGCGTTTGCGCGCCTGCGCTTCCCCGGTCGCAATGGGCTGTTCCTCGGCTATCTCGCGACGCTCATGGTACCCGGCGTCATCACAATGATTCCGGTGTACATTCTCCTCTCGCGGCTGCGGCTGACCGACACCTACTGGGCACTCATCCTGCCCGCCATGTTCTCCGCGTACGGGACGTTCATGCTGCGCCAATTCTTCCTGACCATCCCGAGTGACCTGGAAGACGCCGCGCGCATTGACGGCGCGAGCCTCCTCGGCATCTACTGGAACGTCATCCTGCCGCTGTCGAAGCCCGCGCTCGCCGCACTCACGACGTTCGTCTTCCTCCACACCTGGAACGACTTCATGTGGCCGCTCATCGTCATCGACAGCCTCAGCCTCAAAACGCTGCCCATCGGCCTCGCGCATTTCCAGGGGCCATACCTCACGGAGTGGCACCTGCTGATGGCGGCCTCGGTGATCGTCATGGTGCCGGTGCTCATAGTCTTCATCGTGGGACAGCGCTACTTCGTCCGCGGCA
- a CDS encoding sugar ABC transporter permease: MATPAETPKRRRWRRYVGSYAFLLPNFLGFLVFTLLPVAAAFVLSFTEWGVLDQPRFVGLRNFDKLLAFHREGSGLVANDPYFWKYIWNTVFLMFGIPLSIAGSLFCALLLNQRLRGVVFFRTLFFLPAICSAVAVTLLWKWIFQEDYGLLNVWLRNIGMTQPPRWLVSTAWAKPAFIIMSLWMTVGGYNCILYLAGLQNIPGELYEAADMDGANWWHKLRYVTWPMLSPTTFFVVTMAIISGFQGGFIAAYMMTGGGPAGATTTIMLYIYQNAFQWFQMGYAAAIACVLFGLIFGFTLLNWRLSQRVAFFQ, encoded by the coding sequence ATGGCCACCCCGGCAGAAACGCCCAAACGCCGCCGCTGGCGGCGGTACGTGGGCTCCTACGCTTTCCTGCTGCCGAACTTCCTCGGCTTCCTGGTCTTTACGCTGCTGCCGGTTGCGGCGGCATTCGTGCTCAGCTTCACCGAGTGGGGCGTCCTCGACCAGCCGCGTTTCGTCGGCCTGCGCAACTTCGACAAGCTCCTCGCATTCCACCGCGAGGGCTCCGGGCTCGTCGCCAACGACCCGTACTTCTGGAAATACATCTGGAATACGGTCTTCCTGATGTTCGGCATCCCCCTGTCCATCGCGGGATCGCTGTTCTGCGCCCTGCTGCTCAACCAGCGTCTGCGCGGAGTCGTGTTCTTCCGCACCCTGTTCTTCCTGCCCGCGATATGCTCCGCCGTCGCCGTGACCCTGCTGTGGAAGTGGATCTTCCAGGAAGACTACGGCCTGCTGAATGTCTGGCTGCGCAATATCGGCATGACTCAGCCTCCGCGCTGGCTCGTCAGTACCGCGTGGGCCAAGCCCGCCTTCATTATCATGAGCCTGTGGATGACCGTCGGGGGATACAACTGCATCCTCTACCTCGCCGGGCTCCAGAACATCCCGGGCGAACTCTATGAAGCCGCCGACATGGACGGCGCCAACTGGTGGCACAAGCTGCGTTACGTGACCTGGCCGATGCTGTCGCCGACCACGTTCTTCGTCGTCACCATGGCCATCATCTCCGGCTTCCAGGGCGGGTTCATCGCGGCGTACATGATGACCGGCGGCGGCCCCGCGGGCGCGACGACGACGATCATGCTCTACATCTACCAGAACGCGTTCCAATGGTTCCAAATGGGCTACGCGGCGGCGATCGCCTGCGTCTTGTTCGGCCTGATCTTCGGCTTCACGCTGCTCAACTGGCGCTTGAGCCAGCGGGTGGCGTTCTTTCAGTGA
- a CDS encoding glycine--tRNA ligase: MERIVSLCKRRGFIFPSSEIYGGTGSVWDYGPFGVLLKNNVKAAWWRAVVQERADMVGLDAAILMHPRVWEASGHVKSFTDPLVDCKQCKQRFRADDLAGDRCPACGGELTEARPFNLMFKTFMGPVENDAAVTYLRPETCQGIFANFKNVLVSSRKKPPFGIAQIGKSFRNEITTGNFTFRSREFEQYEIEYFVPPDEADQWFEYWVEERLKWYTAFGVKRDNLRLREHGEDELAHYASRCSDIEYNFPFGWSELEGIANRQDFDLRQHQEHSGRDLAYFDEATKQRYLPHVIEPSGGVDRSVLAFVVDAYEAIEGGRGSAGAEVESVLRLHPRLAPVKAAVLPLVRRDGMPDRARAIYEELKRHWFVEYDEGGSIGRRYRRQDEIGTPFGVTIDSQTLEDDTVTVRDRDTMEQVRVSADRLVEFLRDKLGEC, from the coding sequence ATGGAGCGCATCGTCTCGCTCTGCAAGCGCCGGGGGTTCATCTTCCCGTCATCCGAGATCTACGGCGGCACCGGGTCGGTGTGGGATTACGGCCCGTTCGGGGTGCTGCTGAAGAACAACGTCAAGGCCGCATGGTGGCGCGCGGTGGTGCAGGAGCGCGCGGACATGGTCGGGCTCGACGCCGCGATCCTCATGCATCCGCGGGTGTGGGAGGCGTCCGGTCACGTCAAGAGCTTCACCGATCCCCTGGTGGACTGCAAGCAGTGCAAGCAGCGATTCCGCGCCGATGACCTCGCGGGCGACCGCTGCCCGGCGTGCGGCGGGGAGCTGACCGAGGCGCGCCCCTTCAACCTCATGTTCAAGACCTTCATGGGTCCGGTCGAGAACGACGCGGCGGTGACGTACCTGCGGCCGGAAACCTGCCAGGGCATCTTCGCCAACTTCAAGAACGTGCTCGTGTCGAGCCGCAAGAAGCCGCCGTTCGGCATCGCCCAGATCGGCAAGTCATTCCGCAACGAAATCACGACCGGCAATTTCACGTTCCGCAGCCGCGAGTTCGAGCAGTACGAGATCGAGTACTTCGTGCCGCCGGACGAGGCGGACCAGTGGTTCGAGTATTGGGTCGAAGAGCGCCTGAAGTGGTACACTGCCTTCGGCGTGAAGCGGGATAACCTGCGCCTGCGCGAGCACGGCGAGGACGAACTCGCGCACTACGCGTCGCGCTGCTCCGACATCGAGTACAACTTCCCGTTCGGCTGGTCCGAGTTGGAGGGCATTGCCAACCGCCAGGATTTCGACCTGCGGCAGCATCAGGAACACTCGGGCCGCGACCTCGCGTACTTCGACGAGGCGACGAAGCAGCGCTATCTGCCGCACGTTATCGAGCCGTCGGGCGGGGTAGATCGCAGCGTCCTCGCGTTTGTGGTGGACGCATACGAGGCGATCGAAGGGGGCCGCGGCTCCGCGGGAGCGGAGGTCGAATCGGTGCTGCGGCTGCATCCGCGGCTGGCTCCGGTGAAAGCCGCCGTGCTGCCGCTCGTCCGCCGCGACGGCATGCCCGACCGCGCGCGGGCGATCTACGAGGAACTGAAGCGCCACTGGTTCGTCGAGTACGACGAGGGCGGCAGCATCGGCCGCCGCTACCGCCGCCAGGATGAGATCGGGACGCCGTTCGGCGTTACCATTGATTCGCAGACGCTTGAGGACGACACCGTCACCGTGCGCGACCGCGACACCATGGAGCAGGTGCGCGTCTCCGCGGACCGGCTCGTCGAGTTCCTGCGCGACAAGCTGGGGGAGTGCTAG
- the xerD gene encoding site-specific tyrosine recombinase XerD, giving the protein MTGLHADARHTLDLFLDHVALERGLSNNTIAAYRRDLEAFLAFLAEIGAPKLADADESHLLRYLGRLRKAGAAPTTVLRKLSAVRSFYRYLMREGMIEQDPTANIESHRLETRLPGVLTLAQVEAMLAKPDSSTARGLRDRALLELLYATGLRVSEAVELEIGDVNLKLGFVRCMGKGSKERIVPLGRKAIEALEPYLASRKSGSTALFPGRAGGKLTRVACWKIIKRYAALAGIAERVSPHTLRHSFATHLLERGADLRAIQEMLGHADISTTEIYTHVSADHLREVYQSTHPRA; this is encoded by the coding sequence ATGACCGGACTCCACGCCGATGCGCGGCACACGCTGGATCTGTTCCTCGACCACGTCGCTCTCGAGCGCGGTCTGTCCAACAACACCATCGCCGCGTACCGGAGGGACCTGGAAGCTTTCCTGGCGTTCCTCGCCGAGATCGGCGCGCCGAAGCTGGCCGATGCCGACGAGTCTCACCTGCTGCGATATCTTGGCCGGCTGCGCAAGGCCGGCGCGGCGCCGACCACCGTGCTGCGCAAGCTGTCCGCAGTGAGATCGTTCTACCGATACCTCATGCGTGAGGGGATGATCGAGCAGGACCCGACAGCCAATATCGAATCGCACCGACTGGAAACCAGGCTGCCCGGCGTGCTGACGCTGGCGCAGGTCGAGGCCATGCTCGCCAAGCCCGACTCCTCCACCGCGCGCGGCTTGCGCGACCGCGCGCTGCTGGAGTTGCTCTATGCGACCGGGCTGCGCGTGTCCGAGGCGGTCGAACTCGAGATCGGCGACGTCAACCTGAAGCTGGGATTCGTCCGCTGCATGGGCAAAGGATCGAAGGAACGCATCGTGCCGCTGGGGCGCAAGGCGATCGAGGCGCTCGAGCCTTATCTCGCGTCGCGCAAGAGCGGCTCGACCGCGCTCTTTCCGGGACGCGCCGGCGGCAAGCTGACGCGCGTCGCGTGTTGGAAGATCATCAAGCGGTACGCGGCGCTGGCGGGAATCGCGGAACGTGTGTCGCCGCACACGCTGCGCCATTCCTTCGCCACGCACTTGCTCGAGCGCGGTGCGGACCTCAGGGCGATCCAGGAGATGCTCGGCCACGCCGACATCTCGACGACGGAGATCTACACACACGTCTCCGCGGATCACCTGCGGGAAGTGTACCAGTCAACGCACCCGCGCGCGTGA
- a CDS encoding amidohydrolase family protein has product MPIIDVHAHYGPWFWPVRAQTVDEIRAGMKRFAIERVFLASTVAITGEIESGNAQVAEVIEGSDDLFGWCVINPNFVDLSLEQIQTYLRRRDFIGAKMHAAYHMQPMDSPLTAQLVKALLRYDKPLMVQVRSEGELARLDALAEQFPSAHIIIGNMAGAHWQPAARLADKRVNIVIECGGRVADRDKIAYAMEKAGPHRVVFGTDQPLVHPAFAVGAVRDAQLESSQKDAVLQGNARRLFKL; this is encoded by the coding sequence GTGCCGATAATAGACGTCCATGCGCATTACGGGCCCTGGTTCTGGCCGGTCCGCGCACAGACGGTTGACGAAATCCGCGCCGGTATGAAGCGCTTCGCCATCGAGAGGGTGTTCCTGGCGAGCACGGTGGCGATCACCGGCGAGATCGAGTCGGGCAACGCGCAAGTTGCGGAGGTCATCGAGGGCTCTGACGACCTCTTTGGGTGGTGCGTCATCAACCCCAACTTCGTGGATCTCTCTCTCGAGCAGATACAGACCTACTTGCGGCGGCGGGATTTCATCGGCGCGAAGATGCATGCCGCCTACCACATGCAGCCGATGGATTCGCCGCTGACAGCGCAGCTGGTCAAGGCGCTGCTGCGCTACGACAAGCCGCTCATGGTGCAGGTGCGCAGTGAAGGGGAACTCGCGCGGCTTGATGCTCTGGCCGAGCAGTTCCCCAGCGCACATATCATCATCGGCAACATGGCCGGTGCGCACTGGCAGCCGGCGGCGCGGCTCGCGGACAAGCGCGTCAATATCGTGATCGAGTGCGGGGGGCGCGTGGCGGACCGGGATAAGATTGCCTACGCCATGGAGAAGGCAGGCCCCCATCGCGTCGTCTTCGGCACCGACCAGCCGCTGGTGCACCCGGCGTTCGCGGTTGGCGCGGTGCGCGATGCTCAGTTGGAGTCTTCGCAGAAGGACGCAGTGCTCCAGGGCAACGCAAGGCGCCTGTTCAAGCTATGA
- a CDS encoding amidohydrolase family protein, with product MSEPAIRDISTLFGFWASRPVDVSLQALSAVLDKHSVARAATLSTVGIFVDSRRGNDTTWQAAQDDARLLPVGTVDPRRGTVCVEELAERAEQGFRMFALFPETQEWSLDHACFAEALKLAAEAGALVMVEAGRQGAATVIGRIAEQCQARVVLSGVGYHNFGETLMVMKTDPNISMETHLVTSVGGIESAADEVGSDRLLFGSRAPLKYFSSAYLRLKFADLSEGDRAAILGGNFARLLEQD from the coding sequence GTGTCAGAACCGGCGATTCGGGACATAAGTACGCTTTTCGGCTTCTGGGCGAGCCGGCCGGTTGACGTGTCGCTCCAAGCTTTGTCGGCAGTTTTGGACAAACACAGCGTCGCGCGCGCGGCCACTTTGTCCACCGTGGGGATATTCGTGGATTCCCGCCGCGGCAACGACACGACTTGGCAGGCCGCGCAGGACGATGCGCGACTTCTGCCCGTCGGAACGGTTGACCCCAGGCGCGGGACGGTGTGTGTCGAGGAGTTGGCGGAGCGCGCCGAGCAGGGCTTCCGGATGTTCGCGCTCTTTCCCGAGACGCAGGAATGGTCGCTCGATCACGCGTGTTTCGCAGAGGCGCTGAAGCTGGCCGCGGAAGCCGGGGCACTGGTCATGGTGGAAGCCGGTCGCCAGGGCGCAGCTACGGTTATCGGCCGGATCGCCGAGCAGTGCCAGGCGCGGGTCGTCCTCTCCGGCGTGGGCTACCACAACTTCGGCGAAACCTTGATGGTCATGAAGACCGACCCCAACATCTCTATGGAAACCCACCTGGTGACCTCGGTGGGCGGAATCGAGTCGGCTGCGGACGAGGTCGGCAGCGATCGACTGCTGTTCGGGTCGCGCGCGCCGCTCAAGTACTTCTCGAGCGCGTATCTGCGCTTGAAGTTCGCCGATTTGTCGGAGGGTGACCGGGCGGCGATCCTGGGCGGCAACTTCGCCCGGCTGCTGGAGCAGGATTGA
- a CDS encoding ribonuclease HII, translating into MPGDDGDSAPSRAKDRLRKRSQAARKGARTRAENARLDALWKHERELWNSGHQLIAGVDESGVGPLAGPVVAAAVILPRDFKSPGLWECKRLAAHKRPHFCSIIMERATAAAVGIVDVDELDRINIRQAGLKAMRLALSRLSAQPDCVLVDGFSVPGLPVFQRPIVDGDAYSMSIAAASVVAKVTRDRIMERLERLYPGYGFAAHKGYGTRAHRLAIERLGICPVHRRSFAPVARFVRPDGCAAPEG; encoded by the coding sequence TTGCCAGGTGATGACGGCGATAGCGCGCCGTCGCGCGCGAAGGATCGCCTCCGCAAGCGGTCCCAGGCCGCGCGCAAGGGAGCGCGGACGCGTGCCGAGAACGCCCGCCTCGACGCCTTGTGGAAGCACGAGCGGGAGCTGTGGAACTCGGGTCATCAGCTCATCGCAGGCGTCGACGAGTCCGGCGTCGGGCCTCTGGCGGGGCCGGTGGTGGCGGCCGCGGTGATCCTGCCCCGCGACTTCAAGAGTCCGGGGCTGTGGGAATGCAAGCGCCTCGCCGCCCATAAGCGACCGCACTTCTGCTCGATCATCATGGAACGCGCGACTGCGGCGGCGGTCGGCATCGTGGATGTGGATGAACTGGACCGCATCAACATACGCCAGGCCGGGCTCAAAGCCATGCGGTTGGCGCTGTCTCGCCTGTCCGCCCAGCCCGACTGCGTGCTGGTGGACGGGTTCTCGGTGCCCGGCCTTCCCGTCTTCCAACGCCCCATCGTTGACGGCGACGCGTACAGCATGTCTATCGCGGCGGCCTCGGTGGTTGCCAAGGTCACTCGCGACCGCATCATGGAGCGGCTCGAGCGGCTCTATCCGGGTTACGGGTTCGCCGCCCACAAGGGCTACGGGACGCGCGCCCATCGCCTGGCGATCGAACGACTCGGCATTTGCCCGGTGCACAGGCGGTCATTCGCTCCGGTGGCGCGCTTCGTGCGGCCGGATGGGTGTGCTGCACCTGAGGGATGA